In Podospora pseudocomata strain CBS 415.72m chromosome 4, whole genome shotgun sequence, the genomic stretch AGTGGTCGGCCTGGTTGGAGAAGCCATGTCAAATGCTGCGGGAGTctttggaggaggacaaACTCAACACCCGGTCCTCTGCCACCAGCATCGCCTCGGCTTCACCCCTGCCAACCTGGAGCCATTCAGGACTCGACGATCCATGAGTGGCTACACAGTGCCCTATGTCACATGATTTCTCTGGGCAAACTGGACCATCTCAGCCTGAGACCAGTCGGTCACCCACCgctccaccacaacatcaacgaccagcgttgtgtgtgtgtgtgtgtgtgtaccGCCGCAATGGGTCACGATATCGTCATCTCCCGGCCCTCCGAGGCTGATGCCGGGCGCATCGCAGAAATCCACATCTCCGCCATGGGTTCGAACCCACTCCTGCATGCACAGTTTCCCACGCCAGAAGGTCTCCAGGCGCTTCGCCGCTTTCTCGAGACCGAGACGCTCGACGAGATTCGCGACGCAGTGTCTGGTGTTTTGGTCTCGCGGGATGGCCCAGATGGACCGGTGACTGGGTTCGTGAAATggacctccccatcccatccccagGATGTCAAGCTTGAAAGGGGCGATATTGTCCACCTGGAGGGATGCTGCCGTCGGTTTTTGGATGAATACGCTTCGCTCGCCGAGCAAGCCAAGGAGAGATCGGTGCGAGATGAGCCGCCTTGCTACCGTAAGTGTGCTCCCACCAGCTTATCCCGTGCTGGCGTTGCTTGGCGGCGCGGGTGTATCCTAGACAGATATGCAAAGTCTGGGGAAGTTTCAATGCCGTCATCAATATCTGGCTCCGAGAACGTCCGAGGGGAGCCTTGTTTACGTCCGTTTTCATGATAATCGTCACCCGGGCCGGGCCGCCTCCTCCGATGTTTTCAGGCAAAGCTAATCGACTGTACGGGTTAGAATTGAGTTTCGTCTGTGCGGATCCTGAATATCAAGGTAGAGGGATAGGTACGCAGTTGACTCGGAAGGTGTTGgagctggccgaggaggacaacCTGGCGGTCTACCTGGAGAGCACCGATGTGGCTGTCTCAATTTATCAAAGACTTGGATTCCGTGCTATCGACAGTTTCGAAATGCAAATTCCGGGCCGACAAGAGACAGAGAGGGTGGTTTACAAGGAGGTGTGCATGATATGGTACCCTTCTGGCCAAAGATAGCAATTCCCGGCCGACTAACACACACAACGAATCGGTCCTTTCCCAATGTCGGTCATACATTACAGTCGATAGTAGCAAAGATATTATCCGGCCTCGGATTGGCCAATTTCAGAAAGCGttgaacaaaaagaagattCCAACTGATACACTTACACTAGATCCGGATCAAGGCAACggttgctggctgctggctgctaACTAaccccccacacacacaccctgATGACGGGCTTCATACTGGGGAAAACAACCCCACATTTCCACCCTCGACACGTGCTTTTTgg encodes the following:
- a CDS encoding hypothetical protein (COG:S; EggNog:ENOG503P2WU), encoding MISLGKLDHLSLRPVGHPPLHHNINDQRCVCVCVCTAAMGHDIVISRPSEADAGRIAEIHISAMGSNPLLHAQFPTPEGLQALRRFLETETLDEIRDAVSGVLVSRDGPDGPVTGFVKWTSPSHPQDVKLERGDIVHLEGCCRRFLDEYASLAEQAKERSVRDEPPCYQLSFVCADPEYQGRGIGTQLTRKVLELAEEDNLAVYLESTDVAVSIYQRLGFRAIDSFEMQIPGRQETERVVYKEVCMIWYPSGQR